In one Butyrivibrio proteoclasticus B316 genomic region, the following are encoded:
- a CDS encoding glycoside hydrolase family 3 protein: protein MGKIWDYEKFKATARLAAAEGIVLLKNDEKTLPLAENTKLAIFGRSQMNYYKSGTGSGGMVNVDYVVGIYEAIADSGLYKVDQTVREAYEKFVEENPFDSGAGWASEPWFQKEMPLTDAFVKSAAKESEVAVFIIGRTAGEDQDNKNEQGSYLLTDEEVAALKKVTKAFKKTVVLLNVGNIIDMKWVKEVDPSAVLYVWQGGQEGGNAVLDVLSGAVNPSGKLSDTIAENISDYASSENFGSEVKNYQKEDIYVGYRYFETFDKDKVLYPFGYGLSYTSFDIAAGEFAYDKKDGISFEVHVANTGDTAGKEVVQVYIKTPNGELGKPARTLIGFDKTDILDKGQAQNIRFEIPKYWFASYDDSGVTGHKSAYVLEKGEYTVYAGSDVRSAEEVGTFVLDETEVVRQCEEAYAPIESFERLKAVVRNGKVVKEFEKAPTRTLDPNTKRKDKLPKASLYKYTGDKGYKLKDVADGKVSLEKFIAQLSDEDLCAMMRGEGMCSPKVTPGVAGAYGAVTDSLLGFGIPIASCSDGPSGIRMDCGTHAFSLPNGTCLACSFNEKINEELFTWEGLDLRRCRIDALLGPGMNIHRSPLNGRNFEYFSEDPFLTGKLVAAQLKGMHKYDVTGVIKHFAGNTQEFKRHTVNNVVSERALREIYLKGFEIAVREGNARAVMTTYGPVNGIWTASSYDLLTTLLRNEWGFDGIAMTDWWAMGNDEAGAPGSYQNVAAQVRAQNDLNMVNTSAGDNTNNDNLAEALADGRLERSELGRSAGNILRFLMKSPSFQHMLGNESDLDKELAEAVSAEDMALQEMIDVVADKDITELDVKDIKVGKKSTTVFCMTTPRRCTMDLELVLRADDQPDVAQLPLSVFQDKMLLKTVTLTGMDKEWQTVKISVYPAFIGNFYLKLYFANGGLEIKSARLIKTKDMEEEFQRGLTELN from the coding sequence ATGGGAAAAATATGGGATTATGAGAAATTCAAGGCGACAGCAAGATTAGCTGCCGCAGAGGGAATAGTTCTTTTAAAGAACGATGAAAAGACTCTTCCTCTTGCAGAGAATACTAAGCTGGCGATATTTGGCCGCAGCCAGATGAATTATTATAAGTCAGGCACAGGGTCAGGCGGAATGGTCAACGTTGACTATGTTGTCGGAATCTATGAAGCTATTGCTGATTCAGGGCTTTATAAGGTTGATCAGACTGTCAGAGAAGCTTATGAGAAGTTTGTAGAAGAGAATCCTTTTGATTCAGGCGCAGGATGGGCTTCAGAGCCATGGTTCCAGAAAGAGATGCCTCTTACTGATGCATTTGTTAAGAGTGCTGCCAAAGAGTCAGAGGTTGCTGTTTTCATCATCGGCAGAACTGCCGGAGAGGATCAGGATAATAAGAACGAGCAGGGAAGCTATCTTTTGACTGATGAAGAAGTTGCTGCACTTAAGAAGGTTACCAAGGCCTTCAAAAAGACGGTAGTTCTTTTGAACGTTGGAAATATCATCGATATGAAGTGGGTCAAAGAGGTTGATCCATCTGCAGTTCTGTATGTATGGCAGGGCGGCCAGGAGGGCGGTAATGCTGTTCTTGATGTTTTGAGCGGAGCAGTTAATCCATCCGGTAAGCTTTCAGATACTATCGCGGAGAATATTTCTGATTATGCATCTTCTGAGAATTTTGGCTCAGAAGTCAAGAACTACCAGAAAGAAGATATCTATGTAGGATATCGTTATTTTGAGACTTTTGATAAGGATAAGGTTTTATATCCTTTTGGATATGGACTTTCCTACACAAGCTTTGATATAGCTGCCGGTGAGTTTGCCTATGACAAAAAAGATGGCATTTCTTTTGAAGTTCACGTGGCAAATACCGGTGACACAGCAGGTAAAGAGGTAGTTCAGGTCTACATCAAGACTCCAAACGGTGAGCTTGGTAAGCCTGCAAGAACTCTTATCGGATTTGACAAGACAGATATCCTTGATAAGGGACAGGCTCAGAATATCAGATTTGAGATTCCTAAGTACTGGTTTGCTTCTTATGATGACAGCGGTGTTACAGGCCATAAGTCAGCGTATGTACTTGAAAAAGGTGAGTATACAGTATATGCAGGAAGTGATGTCAGAAGCGCTGAGGAAGTCGGCACATTTGTACTTGATGAGACAGAAGTAGTAAGGCAGTGCGAAGAGGCTTACGCTCCTATAGAGAGCTTTGAGAGACTTAAGGCAGTTGTCAGGAACGGTAAGGTGGTAAAAGAGTTTGAGAAGGCACCTACAAGAACTCTTGATCCAAACACTAAGAGAAAAGATAAGCTTCCTAAGGCTTCTCTTTATAAATACACAGGTGATAAGGGCTATAAGCTCAAGGACGTTGCTGATGGCAAGGTTTCTCTTGAAAAGTTTATTGCCCAGTTATCCGATGAAGATCTGTGCGCAATGATGAGAGGTGAGGGAATGTGCTCACCGAAGGTAACTCCTGGCGTAGCAGGAGCATACGGCGCAGTTACAGATTCACTTCTTGGATTTGGAATTCCTATTGCAAGCTGCTCAGACGGACCAAGCGGAATCCGTATGGACTGCGGTACACACGCTTTTTCACTTCCAAACGGAACATGTCTTGCATGCTCATTTAACGAGAAAATAAATGAAGAGCTCTTTACCTGGGAAGGACTTGATCTTAGAAGATGCAGAATTGATGCCCTTCTTGGACCTGGTATGAATATTCACAGAAGTCCTCTTAATGGCAGAAACTTTGAGTATTTCTCAGAGGATCCATTCCTTACAGGTAAGCTTGTGGCTGCCCAGCTCAAGGGAATGCACAAGTATGATGTGACCGGTGTTATCAAGCATTTTGCAGGTAATACACAGGAGTTTAAGAGACACACTGTTAACAATGTGGTTTCAGAGAGAGCACTTAGAGAGATTTATCTAAAGGGCTTTGAAATTGCAGTAAGAGAAGGAAATGCAAGAGCAGTTATGACTACCTATGGCCCTGTTAACGGCATTTGGACAGCCAGCAGCTATGATCTTCTCACAACTCTTTTACGAAACGAGTGGGGATTTGATGGTATTGCCATGACTGACTGGTGGGCAATGGGTAATGACGAAGCCGGAGCTCCCGGAAGTTATCAGAATGTGGCTGCTCAGGTTCGCGCCCAGAACGATCTTAACATGGTTAATACAAGTGCAGGTGATAACACCAATAATGATAACCTTGCAGAGGCTCTTGCTGATGGAAGGCTTGAGAGAAGCGAGCTTGGAAGGAGCGCTGGCAATATCCTGAGATTCCTTATGAAGTCTCCTTCATTCCAGCATATGCTCGGAAATGAGTCAGATCTTGACAAGGAGCTTGCTGAGGCAGTATCAGCCGAAGATATGGCACTTCAGGAAATGATAGATGTAGTGGCTGACAAGGATATCACTGAGCTTGATGTCAAAGATATCAAGGTTGGTAAGAAGTCTACAACAGTATTCTGTATGACTACTCCAAGAAGATGCACAATGGATCTTGAGCTTGTACTTAGAGCTGATGATCAGCCTGATGTGGCTCAGCTTCCACTTTCAGTTTTCCAGGACAAGATGCTTCTCAAGACTGTGACTCTCACAGGAATGGATAAAGAGTGGCAGACAGTCAAGATATCTGTATATCCTGCATTTATTGGAAACTTCTATCTGAAACTTTACTTTGCTAATGGCGGTCTTGAGATCAAGTCTGCAAGACTTATCAAGACTAAGGATATGGAAGAAGAGTTCCAGAGAGGACTTACAGAACTAAACTAA